In the Campylobacter showae genome, one interval contains:
- a CDS encoding tetratricopeptide repeat protein, whose protein sequence is MRKYFLLFLPILAFSFSLSVNSGAEDGRPYTVINISDEKEFVCKEEILAYDRKLYFCDVASGALPKVEDKILALAEVRFREEKGGMRIYVVPRASSRLISSSEPLYGASAVPFSKNGGAAKRHAIVIDQNLSEFKKQTNAGINFAPIFEQMTAPSVGPLDLNKAPIESGDSNDINMYLDVKKSYDAKRYDDTIATIQTALRRYPNSIFASEFLLYRLRALDKILDSQNSFEGLGAADVASEGRAWMRRFVSDENYPEVLYLVTKAYLRQELVSDANYTLDILMNEHPNSNFTKLAVLEFADRLYVTGRQDEAVRMYEDVLYSAQTLDVASRAALSLVQGSIDKAKFDRAKDFMLKILNRNQEYLLNDASKLTTLAGIFNEKNMDDIAARIYEILLARLNKNDDEYETVLKNLGIALTGTPDTQKAYEYLKRYQSEFADGQYAAIVQNALDKLFFARNDESNATKLHDHYDALIDKYGKTDVGAKALKEQVALYLKERKFDSVLRYTQAVRDLNDTDASAVLDQAALNLASEAIRQNDCVTAVNLTENYGVSEKIGAKFKLFDCYMRLSRFAAAHELASQNISTPDMLDRVEWLIKLASVLIKTEKYNDALRVADEALAIASRQEYADVSPVLFYRFEALMGLGRLTDAAATITAVETLRKNDFKVIELYDRMAEATYGANDFLNASVYAKKAIDLQKRLHIATFSPKIDFEYIGSLSKLDRLDEALQAAQELVDTRLDPENRLRALAQISEIYIKLKRESEAKPYLQECVGSNPQSSWKAICAEQIKLVE, encoded by the coding sequence ATGAGAAAATATTTTTTACTTTTTTTACCGATTTTGGCGTTTTCTTTTAGCCTGAGCGTAAATTCGGGCGCAGAGGACGGCAGGCCCTACACCGTGATAAACATCAGCGACGAGAAGGAATTCGTCTGCAAAGAGGAAATCCTCGCCTACGACCGTAAGCTTTATTTTTGCGACGTCGCTAGTGGTGCGCTGCCGAAGGTCGAGGATAAAATTTTGGCTCTTGCGGAGGTGAGATTTCGCGAGGAAAAGGGCGGTATGCGTATCTACGTCGTACCGCGCGCGAGCTCGCGTTTGATCTCGTCTAGCGAGCCTCTTTACGGCGCGTCCGCAGTGCCGTTTAGTAAAAACGGCGGCGCAGCCAAACGCCACGCTATCGTGATAGATCAAAATTTAAGCGAATTTAAAAAACAAACAAACGCGGGGATAAATTTCGCCCCGATATTTGAACAGATGACTGCGCCTAGCGTCGGACCGCTCGATTTAAACAAGGCCCCGATAGAAAGCGGCGATAGCAACGACATAAACATGTACCTGGATGTGAAAAAAAGCTACGACGCCAAACGCTACGACGACACGATAGCCACGATCCAGACGGCGCTAAGGCGTTATCCAAATAGCATCTTTGCCAGCGAGTTTTTGCTCTATAGACTACGCGCTTTGGATAAAATTTTAGACTCGCAAAATAGCTTCGAAGGTCTTGGCGCGGCGGATGTAGCAAGTGAGGGGCGCGCGTGGATGAGGCGGTTCGTGTCGGACGAAAACTACCCAGAGGTGCTCTATCTCGTGACCAAAGCCTACCTCAGACAGGAGCTAGTTAGCGACGCGAACTATACGCTAGATATCCTTATGAACGAGCATCCAAACTCAAATTTTACCAAGCTAGCCGTACTTGAGTTTGCTGACAGACTCTATGTCACGGGCAGGCAGGACGAGGCCGTGAGGATGTACGAGGACGTGCTGTACTCGGCGCAGACGCTAGACGTCGCTAGCCGCGCGGCCCTGAGTCTCGTGCAGGGCAGTATCGACAAGGCGAAATTCGACCGCGCCAAGGACTTTATGCTCAAAATTTTAAACAGAAATCAAGAGTACCTGCTAAACGACGCGTCTAAGCTAACGACGCTGGCCGGGATATTTAACGAAAAAAATATGGACGATATCGCTGCGAGGATATATGAAATCCTGCTCGCCCGCTTAAATAAAAACGACGACGAGTACGAAACCGTGCTAAAAAATCTAGGCATCGCGCTAACAGGCACGCCGGACACGCAAAAGGCCTACGAATACCTAAAAAGATACCAAAGCGAGTTTGCGGACGGACAGTATGCCGCCATCGTGCAAAATGCGCTAGATAAGCTATTTTTCGCTAGAAACGACGAGAGTAATGCGACCAAGCTACACGATCACTACGACGCGCTCATCGACAAGTACGGCAAAACGGATGTCGGTGCTAAGGCGCTAAAAGAGCAGGTCGCGCTCTATCTAAAAGAGCGTAAATTTGACTCCGTCCTGCGCTATACCCAGGCTGTGCGCGATCTAAACGATACGGACGCTAGCGCCGTCTTGGATCAGGCGGCGCTAAATTTAGCGAGTGAAGCCATCCGTCAAAACGACTGCGTTACGGCTGTAAATTTGACCGAAAACTACGGCGTAAGCGAGAAAATCGGGGCTAAATTTAAGCTCTTTGACTGCTATATGCGCCTCTCTCGTTTTGCCGCCGCGCACGAGCTCGCCTCGCAAAATATCTCGACGCCCGATATGCTCGACCGCGTGGAGTGGCTCATCAAACTAGCCTCCGTGTTGATAAAGACGGAGAAGTATAACGACGCCTTGCGCGTGGCCGACGAGGCTCTGGCTATCGCGTCTAGGCAGGAGTATGCCGACGTCTCGCCCGTGCTTTTTTATAGATTTGAGGCGCTGATGGGGCTAGGCAGGCTCACCGACGCCGCCGCGACGATAACGGCCGTCGAGACACTACGCAAAAACGACTTTAAGGTCATCGAACTCTACGACCGCATGGCCGAGGCGACATACGGCGCGAACGACTTTTTAAACGCGTCGGTTTACGCCAAAAAGGCGATCGACCTACAAAAACGCCTGCATATCGCCACCTTTAGCCCGAAAATCGACTTTGAATACATCGGCTCGCTAAGTAAGCTAGATAGGCTGGACGAGGCGTTGCAGGCCGCGCAGGAGCTCGTAGATACGCGCCTAGATCCCGAAAACAGACTACGCGCGCTAGCTCAGATCTCGGAAATCTACATCAAGCTAAAACGCGAAAGCGAAGCAAAGCCGTATCTGCAAGAGTGCGTCGGCTCAAATCCGCAAAGCTCGTGGAAGGCTATCTGCGCCGAGCAGATAAAGCTCGTGGAGTAA
- a CDS encoding cupin domain-containing protein has product MEKIVWQNDVFNGVTVAKLFDGPNSKEIRINLEKGAQMKEHKAPGAIMVQVLSGKIDFSVGENNVILDALDMVTLEPNVVHALVALENSIVRLSLSKNDDVSRVFGVLKP; this is encoded by the coding sequence ATGGAAAAAATTGTATGGCAAAATGACGTATTTAACGGCGTTACTGTAGCTAAGCTTTTTGATGGACCGAACAGTAAAGAAATACGCATAAATTTAGAAAAAGGTGCCCAAATGAAGGAACATAAGGCTCCTGGCGCTATCATGGTGCAGGTTTTAAGCGGCAAGATAGATTTTAGCGTTGGAGAAAACAATGTTATCTTGGATGCGCTTGATATGGTTACGCTCGAGCCAAACGTAGTACATGCCTTGGTTGCTTTGGAAAATAGCATCGTAAGACTTAGCTTGAGCAAAAATGACGATGTAAGTAGAGTTTTTGGGGTTTTAAAGCCTTAG
- the trmD gene encoding tRNA (guanosine(37)-N1)-methyltransferase TrmD codes for MKFTFVTLFESLVRPYFEDSILGRAVKDKLISIDFLNPRDFSADKHKKVDDYMVGGGAGLLMTCQPLDDALKFLLKNKPKSHTIFLAPAGKKFTQNDARRLAKKEHICLVCGRYEGIDERMVEKYADEIFCIGDFVMTGGELAGLCIADAISRNIEGVLGNNQSLEVESFEGDLLEAPSFTKPSDYKGSGVVSAFLKGDHAKIRALKNNMAFLKTRFFRPDLYQKFEPPTKEKI; via the coding sequence ATGAAATTTACCTTTGTTACGCTTTTTGAAAGCCTTGTGCGACCTTATTTTGAAGATAGTATTTTGGGTCGTGCGGTAAAAGATAAACTTATCTCAATTGATTTTTTAAATCCTCGGGATTTTAGCGCAGATAAGCATAAAAAGGTAGATGACTATATGGTTGGAGGCGGCGCAGGATTACTCATGACATGTCAGCCTCTTGATGATGCTTTAAAATTTTTACTAAAAAATAAGCCAAAATCTCATACTATTTTTCTTGCGCCCGCCGGGAAAAAATTTACCCAAAACGATGCTAGGCGCCTGGCAAAAAAAGAACATATTTGTCTGGTTTGCGGTAGGTATGAGGGCATAGATGAGCGAATGGTAGAAAAATACGCAGATGAAATTTTTTGTATCGGCGACTTTGTGATGACTGGAGGGGAGCTGGCGGGGCTTTGTATTGCCGATGCGATTTCTCGCAATATTGAAGGCGTTTTAGGAAATAATCAAAGTCTTGAAGTTGAAAGTTTTGAAGGTGATTTACTTGAGGCTCCGTCTTTTACAAAACCCAGTGATTACAAAGGTTCTGGTGTAGTTTCAGCGTTTTTAAAGGGAGACCATGCTAAAATCAGAGCTTTGAAAAATAATATGGCGTTCTTAAAAACTAGGTTTTTTCGTCCGGATTTATACCAAAAATTTGAGCCGCCGACTAAGGAAAAAATATGA
- a CDS encoding anaerobic C4-dicarboxylate transporter codes for MDIMLILQIIVLLGGIYLGVRLGGMGVGYAGGLGVVVLAMLGMKVDMKDIPMDVILIIASVISAITAMQVAGGLDYLVQVASKILRKNPKQINYLAPIVTYLLTILAGTGHTAFSMIPVIVEVAKTQNIKPSAPLALSVVSSQVAITASPISAAFVAMTGVCEPLGVSYPMLLFICISTTFVAMIITAFIVNKFYDLDLSKDPIYQDRLARGAVAEIKEVEYQALKPYAKRSVAIFAVGVLVVVCYALVISKSLGIVAKPILSRDAAIISFMLTIGFLIATLCKVDTSKLLSTSTFQSGMNACICVIGIAWLGTTFVNGHIDSIKEVAKNIVTQYPFILAVALYFLSCLLYSQAATTRVMMPAVAAALGMTTPENSGQIWILVASFAAVSGLFVLPTYPTTLGAIAMDDTGTTRVGKFVFNHSFFVPGTIMVALSVALAFLIAPVLL; via the coding sequence ATGGATATAATGCTGATTTTACAGATTATAGTCCTACTCGGAGGTATCTACCTAGGCGTTAGGCTAGGCGGAATGGGCGTAGGTTACGCCGGCGGTCTTGGCGTAGTCGTTTTGGCGATGCTTGGTATGAAAGTGGATATGAAAGATATCCCGATGGACGTTATTTTAATCATCGCGTCCGTTATTTCGGCCATCACTGCGATGCAAGTCGCGGGCGGACTTGATTATTTGGTTCAGGTTGCATCTAAAATTTTGCGCAAGAACCCAAAACAAATCAACTACCTAGCACCTATAGTTACGTATCTACTTACGATACTAGCGGGTACAGGTCACACTGCGTTTTCTATGATCCCTGTTATCGTAGAGGTTGCTAAAACGCAAAACATCAAACCTAGCGCGCCTCTTGCGCTCTCGGTCGTTTCATCTCAAGTAGCGATCACCGCCAGCCCTATATCTGCGGCTTTCGTTGCGATGACGGGCGTTTGCGAGCCTCTTGGCGTTAGCTATCCGATGCTACTTTTCATCTGCATATCTACTACTTTCGTAGCTATGATTATTACGGCCTTCATCGTAAATAAATTTTACGATCTTGACCTCTCAAAAGACCCTATCTATCAAGACAGACTTGCTAGAGGCGCGGTTGCGGAGATAAAAGAGGTAGAGTATCAAGCGCTAAAACCTTATGCAAAAAGATCGGTTGCGATATTTGCCGTCGGCGTTTTAGTCGTCGTTTGCTATGCGCTTGTTATTTCTAAGAGCCTTGGCATCGTGGCAAAACCTATCCTTTCTAGAGATGCTGCGATCATCAGCTTTATGCTTACTATTGGCTTCCTTATCGCTACGCTTTGTAAGGTCGACACTAGCAAATTGCTTTCAACCAGCACTTTCCAAAGCGGTATGAACGCGTGCATATGCGTCATCGGTATCGCATGGCTAGGCACTACTTTTGTAAACGGCCACATCGATAGCATCAAAGAGGTAGCTAAAAATATCGTTACGCAGTATCCGTTCATATTAGCCGTCGCGCTATATTTCCTAAGCTGCTTGCTATACTCTCAAGCTGCAACTACTCGCGTCATGATGCCTGCAGTCGCTGCTGCGCTAGGTATGACTACGCCTGAAAACTCGGGTCAAATTTGGATCCTAGTAGCTTCATTTGCCGCTGTTTCAGGACTATTCGTACTTCCTACGTATCCTACGACTTTGGGCGCTATCGCTATGGACGATACGGGAACGACTAGAGTCGGTAAATTCGTATTTAACCACTCATTCTTCGTGCCTGGCACCATCATGGTTGCTCTTTCGGTTGCGCTAGCATTCCTCATCGCTCCTGTTCTTCTCTAA
- a CDS encoding transglycosylase domain-containing protein, with product MRILASILFIIFVSLSAAFVYLYSQVTFDASNIIDFKPKLTTQIYDRNGELIANIFDENRIYVKYEDIPPRVIEALVAIEDTSFFEHGGVNPEAITRAIVKDIKAGKLVEGASTLTQQLVKNMVLTREKKLTRKVKEMIISMKLENELTKEQILERYLNHVYLGHGYHGIKTAAKGYFRKELDELTLKEIAILVGLPKAPSTYDPTRHLDLSLSRANNVIARMNALGWISDAEYKAALVEQPVVFDDTLTQNKAPYIVDEVLKEASKRFEDIKTGGYVIETSVDLKVQDMASEALKYGYNEILKRNKDANASILNGAIVVTLPKTGEILALVGGVDYAKSSYNRATQSMRQPGSSFKPFIYQIALDMGYSPMSKAADISRVFNEGSQYEWRPKNYSGGFQGYITLREALRQSRNLATINLLDEIGLDTAYKKLTEMGFKNIPKNLSIALGSFGISPLEFAKFYSMFPNGGEIVEPSLIKRIINYQNLEAVFEPERTFVTEPEQAYLMTDMMKTVVERGTGQSARLNGVQVAGKTGTTNNNIDAWFCGFTPEVEVVVWYGNDDNTPMRKVEGGGRTAAPVFKKFMESYMKDYPLKQKTFIEPEGVFHTAYEGLIEVYTKISPVPKQDAQDTLIKQDDEGLIF from the coding sequence ATGAGAATTTTAGCTTCGATTTTGTTTATTATCTTTGTTTCGCTGAGTGCGGCGTTTGTTTATCTTTATTCGCAAGTCACCTTTGACGCGTCAAACATCATCGATTTTAAGCCAAAGCTCACGACTCAAATTTATGATAGAAACGGCGAGCTCATCGCAAATATCTTTGACGAAAACAGGATCTACGTCAAGTACGAAGATATCCCGCCGCGCGTCATCGAGGCGCTGGTAGCCATCGAGGATACGAGCTTTTTCGAGCACGGCGGCGTAAACCCCGAGGCCATCACGCGAGCTATCGTTAAGGACATAAAGGCCGGCAAACTAGTCGAGGGCGCAAGTACGCTCACGCAGCAGCTCGTTAAAAACATGGTGCTAACTAGGGAAAAAAAGCTAACTCGCAAGGTCAAAGAGATGATCATCTCGATGAAACTGGAAAACGAGCTAACCAAAGAGCAAATTTTAGAGCGCTATCTAAATCACGTCTATCTAGGACACGGTTATCATGGCATAAAAACCGCGGCGAAGGGATACTTTAGAAAGGAGCTTGACGAACTCACGCTAAAAGAGATCGCTATCCTAGTGGGCTTACCAAAAGCGCCTAGCACCTACGATCCGACCCGCCACCTAGATCTATCGCTTAGCCGCGCAAACAACGTCATAGCAAGGATGAACGCGCTAGGTTGGATCAGCGACGCAGAGTACAAAGCCGCGCTAGTCGAGCAGCCCGTAGTTTTTGACGATACTCTCACGCAAAACAAAGCCCCGTATATCGTAGACGAGGTGCTAAAAGAGGCCTCAAAGCGCTTTGAGGATATAAAAACCGGCGGCTATGTCATCGAAACCAGCGTCGATTTAAAGGTGCAAGATATGGCGTCCGAGGCGCTAAAATACGGCTACAACGAGATACTAAAACGCAACAAAGACGCAAACGCCAGTATCCTAAACGGCGCTATCGTCGTTACGCTACCCAAAACGGGCGAGATCCTCGCTCTAGTAGGCGGCGTAGACTACGCCAAAAGCAGCTACAACCGCGCTACGCAGAGTATGCGCCAACCGGGATCTAGCTTTAAGCCCTTTATCTATCAAATAGCCCTAGACATGGGCTACTCGCCGATGAGCAAGGCTGCTGATATATCAAGGGTTTTTAACGAAGGCAGCCAGTACGAGTGGCGTCCGAAAAACTACAGCGGCGGCTTCCAGGGCTATATCACGCTGAGAGAGGCTCTGCGTCAGTCGCGCAACCTCGCCACGATAAATTTACTCGACGAGATCGGGCTTGATACGGCTTACAAAAAGCTAACCGAAATGGGCTTTAAAAACATCCCTAAAAACCTCTCCATCGCGCTTGGTAGCTTCGGTATCTCGCCGTTAGAGTTTGCCAAATTTTACTCGATGTTTCCAAACGGCGGCGAGATCGTGGAGCCAAGCCTCATCAAACGCATCATAAACTATCAAAATTTAGAAGCGGTTTTCGAGCCTGAGCGGACGTTCGTCACCGAGCCAGAGCAGGCCTATCTGATGACCGATATGATGAAAACGGTCGTGGAGCGCGGCACCGGACAAAGCGCCAGGCTAAACGGCGTGCAAGTCGCGGGCAAGACGGGCACGACGAACAATAACATCGACGCGTGGTTTTGCGGATTTACGCCTGAGGTCGAGGTGGTCGTGTGGTACGGCAACGACGACAACACGCCGATGAGAAAGGTTGAGGGCGGCGGACGCACGGCGGCTCCGGTGTTTAAGAAATTTATGGAAAGCTATATGAAGGATTATCCGCTAAAACAAAAAACCTTCATCGAGCCAGAAGGCGTCTTTCACACCGCGTACGAGGGCTTGATCGAAGTCTATACGAAGATCTCGCCGGTACCTAAGCAGGACGCGCAAGATACTCTAATCAAACAAGACGACGAGGGACTGATTTTTTAA
- the maf gene encoding septum formation inhibitor Maf, with the protein MIILASSSVTRAKVLQDHGVKFEQVFFDYDESGVDKNLPPHVYVQKIVAAKKEQFLKASDGVKNVVFADSVVVCNGKILGKAKDEKEALKMLKMQSGNTARIVTAMIFLGEKFELFNVSFAEYKFAKFDEADLQNYLSGDLWQGKAGAMTIENFNKKYILSQNGETSTAMGLNVKILKAFL; encoded by the coding sequence ATGATTATTTTGGCTTCGAGCTCGGTTACTAGAGCTAAGGTTTTGCAAGATCACGGCGTTAAATTTGAGCAGGTTTTCTTCGACTACGACGAGAGCGGCGTAGATAAAAATTTACCGCCACACGTTTACGTTCAAAAGATCGTAGCGGCAAAAAAAGAGCAGTTTTTAAAGGCAAGCGACGGCGTAAAAAACGTCGTTTTCGCAGATAGCGTCGTAGTGTGCAACGGCAAAATTTTAGGCAAAGCAAAAGACGAAAAAGAAGCGCTAAAAATGCTAAAAATGCAAAGCGGCAACACAGCCAGGATCGTAACCGCGATGATATTTTTAGGCGAGAAATTCGAGCTTTTTAACGTCAGCTTTGCCGAGTATAAATTTGCTAAATTTGACGAAGCCGACCTGCAAAACTACCTATCGGGCGATCTTTGGCAAGGCAAAGCAGGAGCCATGACGATAGAAAATTTCAACAAAAAATACATCCTAAGCCAAAACGGCGAAACTAGCACCGCAATGGGGCTAAACGTGAAAATTTTAAAGGCCTTTTTATGA
- a CDS encoding aspartate ammonia-lyase: MGTRREHDFIGELEIADDVYYGVQTFRALENFHMSGRPLKDYPYFVKAFAQIKKAAALANKEVGVLDAQKADAIAKACDELIAGKYLDQFVVDMIQGGAGTSTNMNTNEVITNVALESLGHKKGEYQYLHPNDHTNLGQSTNDTYPSSIKVATYAKLTDLLKAMELLKNELEVKAKDFKDIIKMGRTELEDAVPTTLGNTFNAFASYIKSDIEKITAARESMAVLNMGATAIGTGINCHPDYKAAVHKILSQITGVNFKPADDFIAATQDTADFVHVSGALKTAAVRLSKIANDLRLMNSGPRCGLGEINLPQMQPGSSIMPGKVNPVIAEVVGEACYEVIGNDVTIMLCSERGEFELNAFEPGIAYALFNSIFILENAMKTLAEKAIRKLTANPEACLKSVLGSVGIVTAFNPYIGYEKSASIAKEALQTGKAVGDICLERGYLKKEEIDKILEPKNMLNPHMGK; the protein is encoded by the coding sequence ATGGGAACCAGAAGAGAACACGACTTCATAGGTGAGCTAGAGATAGCTGATGATGTATATTACGGCGTGCAAACATTCAGGGCGCTTGAGAATTTCCACATGAGCGGACGACCGCTTAAAGATTATCCGTATTTCGTAAAGGCATTTGCTCAAATCAAAAAGGCTGCGGCCTTAGCCAACAAAGAAGTTGGAGTTCTAGACGCGCAAAAAGCCGACGCAATCGCAAAAGCGTGCGACGAGCTAATCGCGGGTAAATATTTAGATCAATTCGTAGTAGATATGATCCAAGGCGGTGCCGGAACTAGCACCAATATGAACACAAACGAAGTTATAACGAACGTCGCGCTTGAAAGCCTAGGACACAAAAAAGGCGAGTATCAGTATCTGCATCCAAACGACCATACGAATTTGGGCCAAAGCACCAACGACACTTATCCAAGCTCGATCAAAGTCGCTACATACGCCAAACTAACCGATCTTTTAAAGGCTATGGAGCTACTTAAAAACGAGCTAGAAGTCAAGGCAAAAGACTTTAAAGATATCATCAAAATGGGTAGAACCGAGCTAGAAGACGCCGTTCCTACGACGCTTGGCAACACGTTTAACGCATTTGCAAGCTACATCAAAAGCGATATCGAAAAAATCACCGCCGCAAGAGAGTCTATGGCTGTGCTAAACATGGGTGCGACCGCGATCGGAACGGGCATCAACTGCCATCCTGATTATAAAGCGGCCGTTCATAAAATTTTAAGCCAAATTACAGGCGTAAACTTTAAGCCTGCCGATGATTTCATCGCAGCTACTCAAGACACTGCAGATTTTGTTCACGTTAGCGGCGCGCTAAAAACGGCTGCCGTTCGCCTAAGCAAGATTGCAAACGACTTAAGATTAATGAACTCAGGCCCAAGATGCGGTCTTGGCGAGATAAATTTACCTCAGATGCAGCCTGGTAGCTCTATCATGCCTGGTAAAGTAAACCCGGTCATCGCAGAGGTCGTAGGCGAGGCATGCTACGAGGTAATCGGCAACGACGTAACCATAATGCTTTGCAGCGAGAGAGGCGAATTTGAGCTAAACGCATTTGAGCCTGGTATCGCTTACGCGCTATTTAACTCGATCTTCATCCTTGAAAATGCGATGAAAACCCTAGCCGAAAAAGCTATCAGAAAACTAACCGCAAATCCTGAAGCATGCTTAAAATCAGTACTCGGCTCAGTCGGTATCGTAACTGCGTTTAACCCGTACATCGGCTACGAAAAATCTGCAAGCATCGCTAAAGAAGCGTTGCAAACAGGCAAAGCCGTAGGTGATATCTGCTTGGAGAGAGGATATTTGAAAAAAGAGGAGATAGACAAGATCCTAGAGCCTAAAAATATGCTAAACCCTCACATGGGCAAATAA
- the rplS gene encoding 50S ribosomal protein L19 has product MRNKYIEAFEQTQIAQKSVPDFRAGDTLRIAIRIKEGDKARIQNFEGICIARRGSGTGETFIIRKIGANSVGVERIFPIYSESLESITVLRQGRVRRAKLFYLRDRRGKAARIKELKK; this is encoded by the coding sequence ATGAGAAACAAGTATATCGAGGCGTTTGAACAAACTCAAATAGCCCAAAAGTCTGTGCCTGATTTTCGTGCTGGAGATACTTTACGTATAGCTATCCGCATCAAAGAGGGCGATAAAGCAAGAATTCAAAATTTTGAAGGTATTTGCATAGCAAGACGCGGAAGCGGAACTGGCGAAACATTTATCATCAGAAAAATAGGCGCAAATAGCGTAGGCGTAGAGAGAATTTTCCCTATCTATAGCGAAAGTCTAGAGAGCATAACCGTTCTAAGACAAGGTCGCGTTCGCCGTGCTAAGCTATTTTATCTACGTGATAGACGCGGTAAAGCCGCTCGTATTAAAGAGCTTAAAAAATAG
- a CDS encoding aspartate/glutamate racemase family protein has protein sequence MKRIGILGGMGPLATIDLYAKIVELTNAAKDQDNIPIVIDNHPQIPDRTAYILHGGEDPFPFMKESATRLKNAGCEAICIACNTAHYFAKRLTDECGVNILHIAKIATSSIKSNFPHAKKIAVIATTGTTAAKIYENELIAAGLECVKIPENLMTNIMDCIYKGAKANKLKEYVGLFNDTIAAIEADAYIAACTEIPLFLPYAMKKDKFVDATLELAKAAVKFGLEK, from the coding sequence ATGAAACGAATCGGAATTTTAGGCGGCATGGGACCGCTAGCTACGATAGATCTATACGCTAAGATCGTAGAACTCACAAACGCCGCAAAAGATCAGGACAACATCCCTATCGTCATCGATAACCACCCGCAGATCCCGGACCGCACGGCGTATATCCTGCACGGAGGCGAGGATCCGTTTCCTTTTATGAAAGAGTCTGCAACTAGGCTAAAAAACGCCGGCTGCGAGGCTATCTGCATAGCTTGCAACACGGCTCACTATTTTGCCAAGCGACTAACGGATGAGTGCGGCGTAAATATCCTGCACATCGCTAAAATCGCGACTTCGTCGATAAAGTCGAATTTCCCACACGCTAAAAAGATCGCCGTCATCGCCACTACCGGCACGACCGCGGCTAAAATTTACGAAAACGAGCTGATCGCCGCAGGCCTAGAGTGCGTAAAAATCCCGGAAAATTTGATGACAAACATCATGGACTGCATCTACAAGGGCGCAAAGGCAAACAAACTAAAGGAGTACGTGGGTCTCTTTAACGATACGATCGCAGCCATCGAGGCTGATGCGTATATCGCGGCTTGCACGGAGATACCGCTATTTTTGCCGTACGCGATGAAAAAAGATAAATTCGTAGACGCTACCCTCGAGCTTGCTAAAGCAGCCGTTAAATTTGGCCTAGAAAAATAA
- a CDS encoding 3-isopropylmalate dehydratase has protein sequence MPEFNIAFAKISNALPFIHILSVVVFIGFQANFLLIAKFFMKNIEGDTQKYQTIISMLKRLGYAIYGSIAVIGVTGAILAKQNAIKNADPMLNTILTTKWAIWGFLFLNVIYVTYRLNKAAKSLQNSEYVELHENLIVTIYYFIPLNVAFALLAAYLGVSYREF, from the coding sequence ATGCCCGAATTTAACATAGCTTTTGCAAAGATTAGCAACGCCCTACCCTTTATCCACATCCTCTCCGTGGTCGTTTTTATCGGATTTCAAGCAAATTTTTTACTCATCGCTAAATTTTTTATGAAAAATATCGAAGGCGACACGCAAAAATACCAAACGATAATCTCCATGCTAAAGCGCCTGGGCTACGCGATCTACGGCTCGATCGCCGTAATAGGCGTAACCGGCGCGATACTAGCCAAGCAAAACGCGATCAAAAACGCCGATCCGATGTTAAATACGATTTTGACAACCAAATGGGCGATCTGGGGGTTTTTGTTCCTAAACGTCATTTACGTCACCTACCGCCTAAACAAAGCCGCAAAATCCCTGCAAAATAGCGAATACGTCGAGCTTCACGAAAACCTCATAGTTACGATTTATTATTTCATCCCGCTAAACGTCGCGTTTGCGCTGCTGGCTGCGTATCTGGGCGTATCTTACAGGGAGTTTTGA